One Terriglobales bacterium genomic region harbors:
- the metG gene encoding methionine--tRNA ligase, whose product MDRKFYITTPIYYVNARPHVGHAYTTIVCDAIARYQRMLGVDAFLLTGTDEHGMHVERAAVAAGRDPKEWTDEISGAFRTLWDRMGISYNDFIRTTDERHKRGVQELWRRLRDRGYIYKGTYTGQYCVYDELYVDTAKPGDPCPDCGRPTETVHEENYFFKLSAMEEPLLRLYSERPELVRPETRRNEVVSFVRGGLRDLSVSRSTFQWGVPVPDDPGHVMYVWLDALSNYITAIGFGSEDKKEQQKFARYWPADVHMIGKEIVRFHCVYWPAFLLAAELPVPKTILAHGWLLFEESKMSKSRGNIVRAETVMETLGTDALRYFLLREVVFGQDGAFSFDALVGRYNADLANDLGNLSSRTLSMIGRYFKGQVPYPSATKTRTAADEQIAQTAGEVIRSYRELFEDYQFSKALEAAWTLVAAVNKYLVENEPWTLAEKTDEDSRARLATVLYTAAEALRVVTALVHPVMPEATGRIWSQLGLGAVAKARLDKLEWGQLAHGTKLGLVEPVFPRADKSVIERMQQMESQPKAAEAEKKEAAPATTS is encoded by the coding sequence ATGGATCGCAAGTTCTACATCACCACTCCCATTTATTACGTGAATGCCCGGCCGCATGTGGGGCACGCGTACACCACCATCGTGTGCGACGCAATCGCGCGCTATCAGCGCATGCTGGGGGTGGATGCGTTCCTGTTGACGGGGACGGACGAGCACGGCATGCACGTGGAGCGGGCGGCGGTGGCGGCGGGGCGCGATCCGAAAGAGTGGACGGATGAGATCTCAGGCGCGTTCCGGACACTTTGGGACCGCATGGGGATCAGCTACAACGATTTCATCCGCACCACCGACGAGCGACACAAGCGCGGCGTACAGGAGCTGTGGCGGCGGCTGCGCGACCGCGGCTACATCTACAAAGGCACCTACACCGGTCAGTACTGCGTGTACGACGAGCTGTACGTGGATACGGCGAAGCCGGGCGATCCCTGCCCGGATTGCGGCCGGCCCACGGAGACGGTCCACGAAGAGAACTATTTTTTCAAGCTCTCGGCCATGGAGGAGCCGCTGCTGCGGCTGTACAGCGAGCGGCCGGAATTGGTCCGCCCGGAGACGCGGCGCAACGAGGTCGTCAGCTTCGTGCGCGGCGGACTGCGGGACCTTTCCGTGAGCCGCAGCACGTTCCAATGGGGAGTTCCTGTTCCTGACGACCCGGGTCACGTGATGTACGTATGGCTGGACGCGCTTTCGAACTACATTACGGCCATCGGGTTCGGGTCGGAGGACAAGAAAGAGCAGCAGAAGTTCGCGCGCTACTGGCCGGCGGACGTGCACATGATCGGCAAGGAGATCGTGCGTTTTCACTGCGTGTACTGGCCGGCGTTCCTGCTGGCGGCGGAGCTGCCGGTGCCGAAGACCATCCTGGCACACGGGTGGCTGCTGTTCGAAGAGAGCAAGATGTCGAAGTCGCGCGGGAACATCGTGCGCGCAGAGACGGTGATGGAGACGCTGGGCACGGACGCGCTGCGCTACTTCCTGCTGCGCGAAGTGGTGTTCGGTCAGGACGGCGCGTTCAGCTTCGATGCGCTGGTGGGGCGCTACAACGCCGACCTGGCCAACGATCTGGGCAACCTCTCGAGCCGGACGCTGTCGATGATCGGGCGCTACTTCAAGGGGCAGGTGCCGTATCCCTCAGCGACAAAGACACGGACGGCGGCGGATGAGCAGATTGCGCAGACCGCGGGCGAGGTGATCCGCAGCTATCGGGAGCTGTTCGAGGACTACCAGTTCTCGAAAGCGCTGGAAGCGGCATGGACGCTGGTGGCGGCGGTGAACAAGTACCTGGTGGAAAACGAGCCCTGGACGCTGGCGGAGAAAACGGATGAAGACAGCCGCGCGCGCCTGGCGACGGTGCTCTACACCGCGGCGGAGGCCCTGCGCGTGGTGACGGCGCTGGTGCATCCCGTAATGCCGGAAGCGACGGGGCGGATATGGTCGCAACTGGGACTAGGCGCGGTGGCCAAGGCGCGCCTGGACAAGCTGGAGTGGGGACAACTGGCCCACGGCACCAAGCTGGGCCTGGTGGAGCCGGTGTTCCCGCGCGCGGACAAATCGGTGATCGAGAGGATGCAGCAGATGGAGAGCCAGCCAAAGGCAGCAGAAGCGGAGAAGAAGGAAGCGGCGCCGGCAACTACGTCA